In Gossypium arboreum isolate Shixiya-1 chromosome 5, ASM2569848v2, whole genome shotgun sequence, a single genomic region encodes these proteins:
- the LOC108450103 gene encoding uncharacterized protein LOC108450103: protein MDSPQSVVSPLKNTVIAESGEKQKSNTKEAVLSKKDDNILGVLEVYVHQARDINNICIYHKQDVYAKLCLTTDPQTTVSTKIINGGGRNPVFNDNLRLDVGNIDSCLKIEIFMMSRVKNYLEDQLLGFALVPLSEVILKNGKLEKEFSLSSTDLFHSPAGFVQLSLEYIGSSPDVMTIPNVVVDETVKDSETNELEKIEFPDPKIVNENQMMVSEYFGISCSNLDSENSEMGVNVLDSIQVPKLDSPPSSVSTNGVSLSSSESSDGASKEKTVDVGDGDSNLSGAKPVVSVNIEPEMKVVQQDIVDMYMKSMQQFTESLAKMKLPLDIDSGPTKSENSNSSTTTDQKTPASKNSGNRVFYGSRAFF from the coding sequence ATGGATTCCCCACAATCAGTTGTGTCGCCATTGAAGAACACGGTTATAGCTGAATCTGGTGAGAAACAAAAATCCAACACAAAAGAAGCTGTTTTGTCCAAGAAAGACGACAACATCCTAGGTGTTCTTGAAGTTTATGTTCATCAAGCAAGGGACATTAATAATATCTGCATTTATCACAAACAAGATGTGTATGCTAAGCTTTGTCTCACCACTGATCCTCAAACCACTGTTTCCACCAAGATCATCAATGGTGGTGGAAGGAATCCGGTGTTCAACGACAACCTCCGTCTCGATGTTGGGAACATCGATTCGTGTCTTAAAATCGAGATATTCATGATGAGTAGAGTGAAGAATTATCTTGAAGATCAGTTATTGGGGTTTGCATTGGTACCATTGTCTGAAGTAATACTAAAGAATGGGAAATTGGAGAAAGAGTTCTCTCTTTCTTCGACCGATTTGTTTCATTCGCCGGCTGGTTTCGTTCAATTGTCGCTCGAGTATATCGGATCATCTCCCGATGTAATGACTATCcctaatgttgttgttgatgaaaCCGTTAAGGATTCGGAAACGAACGAGCTCGAAAAGATCGAGTTCCCGGATCCGAAAATCGTTAACGAGAACCAAATGATGGTGTCGGAGTACTTTGGGATCTCGTGTTCGAATTTGGATTCCGAGAATTCGGAAATGGGTGTCAATGTATTGGATTCAATCCAAGTCCCTAAGCTTGATTCTCCCCCAAGTAGTGTTTCCACCAATGGGGTTTCCCTTTCGAGCTCCGAGTCTTCCGATGGCGCTTCGAAAGAGAAAACCGTCGATGTGGGTGACGGTGACAGCAATTTATCCGGGGCGAAACCGGTTGTTTCCGTCAATATAGAGCCTGAAATGAAGGTTGTACAACAAGACATAGTGGATATGTACATGAAAAGCATGCAACAATTTACCGAGTCTTTAGCTAAGATGAAATTGCCTTTGGACATCGATAGCGGACCGACCAAATCGGAGAATTCGAATTCGAGTACTACAACCGATCAGAAAACACCGGCATCGAAAAATTCCGGTAATCGAGTGTTTTATGGAAGTAGGGCTTTCTTTTAA
- the LOC108453645 gene encoding heterogeneous nuclear ribonucleoprotein 1 translates to MESDLGKLFIGGISWDTDEERLKEYFGKYGAVVEAMIMRDRVTGRARGFGFVVFADSAVAERVIMDKHMIDGRKVEAKKAVPRDDQIVLNRNVVGVTGSTGIGRTKKIFVGGLASTVTEVDFKNYFDQFGKITDVVVMYDHNTQRPRGFGFITYDSEEAVDKVLHKTFHELNGKLVEVKRAVPKELSPGATNRNVIGYNYGLNRASNFLNSYAQGFNLNPIGGIGVRMDGRFNPLASRQNGFSPFSTTGYGMGMNMEPGMSPNYGGNSNFGNSLGYGQIISPYYGGNSNRYNTPIGYGVGSGRNDSVLSPATRNVWGNVGLSNATNASSHASYLGSGNGSFGSLGNSGANWRPSLPARSGGNASGYTGGSADDNYSFGGGGYGRNIGIVAAPPSSFAGSTGNIEGSYGDLYRNASVYGDSTWKFASPDLDGSSSFGYGLGNTSADVTTRPSEDYVGSYNVSSRQSNRGIAA, encoded by the exons ATGGAATCTGATCTTGGTAAACTCTTCATTGGTGGGATATCGTGGGACACCGATGAGGAACGTCTTAAGGAGTATTTCGGAAAGTACGGGGCAGTGGTGGAGGCAATGATCATGAGAGATCGTGTCACTGGCCGTGCCCGTGGCTTTGGTTTCGTTGTCTTTGCCGATTCTGCTGTTGCTGAGAGGGTAATTATGGATAAGCATATGATCGATGGTCGCAAG GTTGAGGCAAAGAAGGCTGTTCCTAGGGATGATCAAATTGTTCTAAACCGGAACGTGGTTGGTGTCACTGGATCTACCGGTATTGGACGAACGAAAAAGATTTTTGTTGGAGGTTTGGCATCTACCGTCACCGAGGTTGACTTTAAGAACTACTTTGatcaatttggtaaaattactgaTGTTGTGGTGATGTATGATCATAATACACAAAGGCCGAGAGGGTTCGGCTTCATCACCTATGATTCGGAAGAAGCAGTAGACAAAGTCCTGCATAAAACATTTCACGAACTCAATGGGAAATTGGTTGAGGTCAAGAGAGCAGTTCCTAAAGAACTATCTCCAGGTGCTACCAACCGCAATGTTATTGGATATAATTATGGTTTAAATAGGGCTTCCAACTTCCTCAATAGTTATGCGCAGGGATTTAATCTAAATCCCATCGGAGGCATTGGAGTTAGGATGGATGGTAGGTTTAATCCTCTCGCTAGTAGGCAAAATGGGTTTTCTCCATTTAGTACCACTGGGTACGGAATGGGTATGAATATGGAACCAGGAATGAGCCCGAACTATGGTGGGAATTCTAACTTTGGTAACAGTCTTGGATATGGACAGATAATTAGTCCGTATTACGGTGGGAATTCAAACAGGTATAATACTCCAATTGGTTATGGTGTCGGAAGTGGAAGAAACGATTCTGTTTTGAGCCCTGCTACTCGGAATGTTTGGGGAAATGTAGGCCTTAGCAATGCTACAAATGCTTCCAGTCATGCTAGTTACTTAGGGTCTGGAAATGGTAGTTTCGGTTCTTTAGGAAATAGTGGGGCAAATTGGAGACCTTCTCTTCCTGCTCGAAGCGGAGGGAACGCTTCTGGTTATACCGGTGGGAGTGCCGATGACAACTACAGTTTTGGAGGGGGAGGATATGGAAGAAACATTGGCATTGTTGCAGCACCACCATCATCATTTGCTGGGTCAACTGGTAATATTGAAGGTTCCTATGGGGATCTTTACCGTAATGCTTCAGTTTATGGTGACTCAACTTGGAAGTTTGCATCACCTGACTTGGATGGTTCTAGCTCGTTCGGTTATGGACTTGGGAATACATCCGCAGATGTTACTACAAGACCCTCTGAGGATTATGTTGGAAGTTACAATGTCTCAAGTAGACAGTCCAATAGAG GAATTGCTGCCTAG